The Pyrus communis chromosome 5, drPyrComm1.1, whole genome shotgun sequence region aaTGAGTTGAACGTGTTTTTGGGGGATGACAGTGattcttttgtttcttggtaattcttctttttctctcatttaTGAGGAATGCTATTCCACATATAATGGTTGTTTAGTTTGGTCATGTATGTATTGTGAAATTTTCCTCACTAGGTTATGGGATCATCTGGCTTCAAATTCGGATTTGCATCTACAATCACAAGATTCTGAGATTGAGGATGTGAGTAAAAGAAAAACGACATCAGGTGACTTAATTGGAAAAAGTGATTCTTATCATTTGAGTTCTGAGCCAGAAAGAGAGAAGTCTAATAATAAGGTAACTAGAAGCCGTCACAATAGGGAATGGAAAGGATTAGCAAGGGATGAAGGCGAACCCCCTCCTTTTCGAAGCTCTGAGATTGGAGATATTCATGTAGAAGATAAAAGTCATAGCAAAGTCAGTCGTGCAAAGTCTCCTTCACGTCAATCTGCAGCTCAAAGGAAAAGGATTCGGTCCGATGAGCGACATAATACAGAGGTttgaatttgtgatttttttttcttttatgataaGCAGGGGGTAGTTAATTTGACACTAGTAATTTGATCGTGGATCTTGCAGCTGTCTTGGGGTCATATTGATTCATGTGATAATTATCTGTTCTTCAGTTGTATGGAAAAGTCGAATTTTTTTCTCTGTGTTAAATAGTTATAAATAACCTCAtattctgaaaatttgaaagatttGAAATCAGGAGTTTTCCCTTTTTTACCAATAtattctgaaaatttgaaagatttGTTTAATTACTTCTCTCTTGTTTATTTCAATCACTCACGGCCTTGCGCGGGTGTCAATAAATGTTGAACATACTAATAGTTGTTAATGTGCATACTGTAGCTCTTGTCACTCTTTGCAAACCTCATTTGcttctctccctcttcttttcctccctCCGAAAGCACACACTCACTCAGAAAAAACACCAATCCTTCCccgcgcccccccccccccccctttcttcctcctaaaaaaattaaaaataaaaataaagcaaGATGGTTTTGTAGGCTGGACTAAGTATTCAATTTAAGAAGAAGCATTTGAAGACATTTTTGGTATGGTATGTTGCACTTTGATAACAGTTATCCAACTTTCtcattcaatcatcaacttattGACAGAGGGAGCCAGTTTCTCAAGTGAAAGTTGATGCCCCTCGACGGCTACTCCAGTTTGCCATGCGTGATGCACTGACAACCTCAAGGCAATCCAATTCAGCAACGCAGCCCACATTGAAGCGTCTTCGTTCTGTGGTATCTACACCCACTGTTGACTCATCATTGGTTGATCGTCCTCGACGGATTCAGTCTGTGGCCAGGGTGCCAAATCCCATGTCAACTGTGATGAAAGCTGTTGCAGAAGCTGCTGAGGATGTAACAAGAGTCAAACCTTCAGGAAGTGTGTTTGACCGACTTGGTCGTGGTATGGAGTTTTCTGAGACCAGTGTGCCTCTTGCATCATTTAGAGATGCTGCTACCGGGGATGTTGAATTTGAAGACGACGTCCAACTTCTTGAGCAAACACAATCGTCGTATCCGGCTAGAAGTGAATATAGTGGACAGTATGAAGGGAATGCTATGCTAGAAAGTGAAACTGGTTTGGCTTCCGATTTTATATCGGACAAGGAAGGGTTTGATGATGTTAATGTTATGGGTCGTAGTGTTACTGATGTTTCTCAAACTGGGACATTCGGTGGAAGCAAGGGTGAAAATTCACTGACGTCGCGGTACAATGTGGCGAAGAATGTTGATGATGTTATGCGGCTATCCAGGAATACAGATCATGGCCAACCTATTGCAGCTGCGAATTCTTCGCATAAGATTATGAACATATCTGTGAAAGTCAATACGTGGAAACCACCCCATTGTCAGGAGCCAAGAGAAGTTGCTGATGATGATTGGAAATCCTTACAGGATAGTGTGGCAGGGGTTTCCAAATCTGGTTTGCATGTGATGAATGAGAATGGCAATCCTGTCGGAGCAAGTAATGGAAATGTAAGATGCACACACACACCACCGCCCCTCAATCATCACTTATACTTGAAATTTACTTGATATTTCGTTGCACTTAGAGACTGTTTTTTAATACATCTTTTTATGGTAACAGGCAATACCTGCTGCAGATTCTCAGAAGATGCTTTCCTCTTCTAGTGGTGAGTTTGGAAACTTGTTTTCACGTTGTTACTATTTTCCCCTATTTAGAGATGAGGGAAGTCAAGCCCTTACTTTTAACTCAAATAATTGATTCTTTCTGGCATTGGATCTTCTTGATTCGAGTAGTATgcaaatatgaatttttattaatttttttttgtggaatATCGTGCAGGTCTATATGCCAGTGGGGGGCGCCCTTTGGAGGATGCAGATTCTCGAACAATCTTTGTTAACAATGTAATAGCTCCCTTCTTGTTCAAAATTTAATGTTTTGTCTTGGTTTTCGGCACTTTCAGTTTTAGTTATATCTTGTTATGGATGCACAGGTCCATTTTGCTGCTACAAAAGATAGTCTTTCTCGACATTTCAACAAGTTTGGGGAAGTGCTAAAAGTAGTGATAGTCACTGATTCAGCAACTGGGCAACCTAAAGGGTAAGATGTCTCGTCATAATTCTTCTTCCCTTCTCAGCTACTAGCCTAGCCATTCCTTTGATACAAGGAGAATACATATTCCTTACTTAGTCTTTGCTAAATGACTTTACTTGAGCAGGTCGGCTTATGTAGAGTTCACACGGAAGGAAGCGGCAGACAATGCATTATCTCTGGATGGAACCTCATTCATGTCACGGATCCTTAAGGTATATATCATTGTAGTAACGAGAACTCATAACTCGCTAGTGATGACTTTTTGCTATTGTTAGGTCTTTGGAGAACAGACCTTATTTAGCTTGCTTCTTAGCATATAATTTTCAAGGCAAAATCTTTGCCGCTAGGATATGTATTTTGGGATTTGATTCATAATCAACCATTACACGATATAAAAAGGATCATGGAATCCATACatttttcatttgtattttttggtgttttaaatgTAGGAACCGAATGTTTACCACTGTTATCATCCTATCGCAGGTTGAAAAGAGGGGAGCTGCACATCAAGAAGCTGCTCCTGGCATGATGTGGCCAAGGGTTGCCCGGGGCTCTCCATTTGCCACTGCCAGGTTTGGTAGGTCCCCTTTCCCGAGAGGCATGTCTGGTGCGTATAGGCCTCGTCCCCTAATCAAACCTGGTGCCAGGAGCTTGCAGTGGAAGCGTGATACTCAGGCCACTCCAGGTGAGACGGGTTCTCCAGTCACTGCTAGTGCTGTTCCTTCCCCAACAGCTCGCAGTTTAACCTATGTTCGAACAGAACCTAAGCCAGAGGGGAACTAGTCCCGAAAGCGATGTTACCTTCTGCGATATGCCCGACTTGAAATGCTCAAGGTCCTCGAAATTCCAATAAATTGGATTAAATTCTTTTTGTATATGGTCGAGAACATTTTTACATGGAGGCGGAAGAAGTGAAGGCGAGGGCTTCCCCACTCGCAAATTTTGGGTTGGAGATTAAAGGGAGTTATTATGGCATGGGATCAAGCgatggaaaatatttttggacataaGAGGAGTATTCAGCTTTGGTGTTTGTGTTTTCCGACGGAGATAATACTGTTTAGGATCCAATTTGTGTATAGGGCGGACAGATTTATGCTTTCTTTTTCTAAGGATATTAACTTTATTATTAatctgtttttaatatttatatttttgataaaaaaaaaaaagaaaaatataaaaggggAGAAAGAGTGATTAGTATGTGCTCCATTGTTCCTGATTTTtgcttatttactttttttttttttttttttctgaatttttggtTTGAAGGATTCAATATTCGACTTAATTATACATTCTTACCCTGGTAAGTAAATTCGCATGCAATatgcatattatatatatatatatatatttaatattgccCAAAATGTTTTGAAGTATATTTTCTAGCAGAGTGCCCAAATAATTAACGTAGgtatttttttatgaactatACTCCGTTCTGTAATTTACCAACTATATTTCCGAATGATGAAGGtgctctctcttttttctttcaagtatCTATCTATTATCTTACATCAATTATTGTATGTGGTAACCATATTTACATGAATATATATGACTGTAAGGTGGTGATTATATTAAATGCACGTAAATATATGGAGAGTAACTTCGCCAGTCACCAAATAATGTACCCATCCAAATAACTCCATGCATCCTAAGGCACAGCTTTTTTAGGCATATCCTCTCTAACATTGTCAAATGAAGTGTTCTTTTGCTACACTGTCCGACAATATAAGATACTTATTTTATCAGACCGTGAATTTAGAACAATAAACGCAACCATCATTTCATTACTTGAATGTGATCCAAATTCAGAGTCTACTAAACCATAGAATTGCTACATGTAACAAGAACTTCCAACATTGCAAAAGGTTCAACTGATAACTTAGTAAGATGGAAGTATGGAACTTCCAAAATTCATGAAAAACAATACTTAAAACAGAGTTAATCTTAATCACTCATCCTTCATCTTGTGAGGGCAGCAAACAAGACTCCAACGGACAAACCGGCAATGCACAAGAACGAAACGCCGCGAACCCGAACGAAGAACACATTCAAATTCTTAGCAATCTGAAGAGTGAGAGTCAGAATCTGCAGCCTGCCTTGCTCCTCCATCTTCTTAAAGAAGTAGATTGGCTTCAAACACTGCCTCAACATGAACGCCAATGTAAACGGCAACCCGAAAGCCAGAATGCTCTGAACTGAAACTTCCGGCAGTGGGGTCGATTTGGTAATGTACGAAATCCAAGCTCCGACGCCGAGTTGGGCCAAACCCAGAAGAGCCAATGCCCTGCTCAGACTATACATGTTTTTCGCCATCGATTCCAGAACTTCTCTGGTCTCATTGGCCAATGTCGAAAGGTCTCGCTCCACCGTCGGTCCTTCGATTTCTTGGTGCTTGAAATGAGGGTTTTGACTAGGGTATTCActagggttttggggtttttcaGATTCTGAATCCGATGGCGATGAACTAGAGGAGGTTGAAAAAAATCTGGGCTTTTGATCTGATAACCCATTAAACCTAGGGTTGTACAAATTGGTACTGAAACTTGGACACGATTGCGTAAAAGCAAGACCAAGATTTGTTTTTTTGAATTCAGGGTTTTGagtaatggaatttgaattgGGTACCCAAATGAGATTAGGGTTTATGGGTTTTGGATTTGATGATTTTATGTAGCGTTCGATAGTGATGGTGGGGTTTGATGAAGATTTGAAAGGATTTGGGGAGAAAGTGGAATTGGAGGAGTGAGTGAAGCAGTTAGGGGTTTCAGGGTTTTGGAGCTTTTGGGCGGTGAGGTAGGTGGAGGAAGCAGACAGTGATGAGTGAGGATGAGAGAGTCTTGAAAGCTTGGAGCTGAATCTGCGTGTGATCATGGCCGCCATTTTTGTTGAACcaagaatttagagagagagagagagagagagagaaggaagggTAACTTAATGAGGAGAGGAGAACAATTTATCTTTCTAGGCGCGCGTTTACCTCTCCTGCGCATGTCTAGGTGCGGGCTTCGGGCATGAGCCGAATGTAGAGGCCTGGCCCAAAATAATTTCAAGCAGACCATGGCGGGTTGTGCATGACCCAGACCATGCCTCCCCGCCAAACCTAATCGACAATTTGGACTAGACTTAGACATGCGGAGCTATATGAAGTGGACCAGTGGTTGTCCCGGACAAGATGAGGGACTGTTGAGGCGAGAATCGTTGTTGAGGGACAGACATCCTCTCCGAATCCCTTCCAGAAAGTCTACTCGCCCAcaccattaaaatttgattcaacatttAAAGttgttataacttttaaagaggtCCCCTATTTGTAACTGTTGAATCAAGAGCCCGAATGAGTGGATTTGGTAGACTTGTtggaagggatccggaaatGATCACTTTCCGTTGTTGAGCAAcggtggagaaattttttagtgtaccCATTTTAGCACAttaagtgttataatacaacaagttgaacctttttttttttttttttttttttttcccttttttgtaGTTTCAACTAATTTACTCCAATTTATGGACCAAATTTATAGTCAAATGATGTGGCACTAATCAATTTGACTTTAATTTACCTCGAAATTGGATGTATATAGTATCACCCTACAATAATATGTAATATGCTAATACAAAATATCTGTTTTTAATATAGTGATATATATTTACATTGAAAAGAAATTTAGGTTAAACTATCACATGTGCATAAGTATCAAACTTAAAACTTCGTACttgtaaataataaaaaaaccgaaccgtACGACTGAGCGGTGGAACTTTCATATAATAGTACAAAAATGGCTCAAATCATATTCCATGATGAAAAGGACAACAGGAAAATGGCTCGAATTAATGGACAAATGTTATAAACATATGGTAACAATAACATACCCTTGACTTCTCAACAAAATGCAGCAATAGATCAACGCGACAATATATACTTGGTATTATAGTTACTTTCCTTTTTTAATTATCTTAATTTCAGGATGTTTTCCTACATTTATAATTCATACAAAAAGCTCGAAACTGAAGCATTTGGACGTTACTTGAAAATTTCTTTATCATGTAAAGTTAAGTAGAAATTTCATATCATATTCCAATTGAAAACTTCCACTCTTGTCACCTCTCAAGACTTGAAATTATAAATACAATACTATAACTTTTCTTCTAATCAAGTATTGtttcaaaggaaaactaatgaaaatgatttgaaaactttgagttttaacgataagaacaaaatcaagggtaaaatgaatagtaccaaaattgactttttaatgtaaaaatatgatttttcgttaaaatgaacagtaccgagagcttttcgttaaaattcccttgtTTCAATGACTACCACTTTGAAAATGAAGCTTTCTTGCTTTTTTCTAAATCACTTTAATAATAACGGGAGAAATCATGAGACATGATTTCTCTATCTACAATAACACTTTGCACACTGCAACATTTTCACTAGTCTGAGACCATGCATCAAAACTAAATAATAGAAGCTCTCTTTATTGCGTTATTATAAAATACATGTTTCACATAAACTTGAAAGAAATGAGAACCAAGAGAGACCCTCTATTtaggaacaaaaaaataaacctcACCACTCTTCCTTTGAATTACTCAGTTGATCTCCTCTCGCTTATTTCTCATTCCTTCTTTCTTGATTACGTTACTGCATGTAGTAAGCAATGAATGACACAATGGAGGCACCAACCACGGACCCCAAGACGGGGAGGCTGGCAGAGGCATCATTTGGGGCTCCTCCTGAAGGTGCCTCGGCAGGGGCGTGGGCGTGGCCTTCATAAGCCATCACAGCACTGACAGAGGCGGCGGCGAAGAGGACAGCGCAAGCAATCTTCTTCATTTCCATGGTGGCCTTGCGGTGCCTTTTAGGCTATGATGAGCAAAAACGTCTTGGAATACTTGAGAGTTGAGGCTGAGGATGGTGGGATTAAGGAGGAATTTTTGTCATATTTATATAGGAGACGGTTGATGATTGTCCTTTGGAATATTACAAAGAACGGGTATTGTGTTTGTTTTAGAAGTTGACAATTTAACGTGATAGAAGGGTTTACAGCAGATGTGAGTTGCGTGCACATCCGCAGCGCGTTTGGTGGCAGAATTGGTAATGTATCCAACACGGTAGAGAAAAACAATGCCATGGAAATTATTGGTGACAATGCGATCTTTATGAAAGAAATCTAAATTTGTTATCCAACTTGGCCTTTAGGAATTAGAAGTATAAAAGGTTTTAAAAGAGTTTACAAATCTAGatatattcaattgagattttaaatGAATACATGGAAGTCCATAAGTAGTCAattaacatttttttcttttaaacaaacaatattgtcTACATTAGGAAGGGagagtgggcttagcctcataataagCTAACAATAAGGTGGTTCAACTtcgtctttggtgagaatcgaactcaagacctctcacttacaagtgaagaaaaatagtactagactgtaatactaagtaaCTATTCAATCAACAATTTAGAAGAGTATAAAAATCCAAGAATTCAAATGGTATTCATTTCAAATTTAGAGTAGTCTACAAGATTCCACATATATTCAGTTAGGATTTAACTTTAAagtagagaattgttattagcactccaaaaatctcattctacactcctcacaaatgtatttttctttccaaatggataaagtttggagtgtagaatgagatttttggagtgccaataacaattcccttaaagTATTTTAAAAGATGAAGGATTTAAATGGCTTTGAAGAGATTTTGTAGTGCTTTTTAGGCTTTAGAAAATCAGGCCTTCCCCCTAAGATTTTTAATAAATTCACCTGAAATTCACATGGTGGAACTCCATTAAACTCCATGAATTTATAATTCTtttaaaatctttcaaaatctcttaagacatctcacttacaagcgaAGAGGAATGTCAATAGGCATTAGCATTAAGTGGCATAAATATTACAACTTAGAGTAAAATGTTGGGGATTGATGAGTTgtgctaaaagaaattaatgaaaatggacATGAATGCTGAGTTTGTGCTAAAGAAATTGGTTTCTCATAGGTTATTTTACAAATGTGAAGGACGGTTCGAACGTGAGACTTCTTCCAATAATCCAAAAAATAGCACCATTTTTTCTTATGGGTGTTTGAacaccccacacacacacacacacacacacaaaggaagaagacaaaaaatgtgaaatttttCATTATACTTAAATTACCCTTCTCTGGCCCATTaggatttcaaaaaaaaaaaaaaaaaaaaaagacacaatAAAAATCCACATAGTGAGACTTTTGTGTTGATTATGttaaatacatgtaagtatTGTAGGCAAGTTCGACTGATGGTTCTAGAATTGTTGGTGGATTggaatttattattttggtcaaatgattaattaatttatcatTAAAGGTTTATTtgttaaacaataaaatattgtAGTTGTTTTTAAAAAAGTAGCTAATAGCGTTGGAGATGCTTATGCTAAATTGGTTAGCTATAAGAGCAACTTCAGCGTTGGAGCCTTCCTCCCAGGttatgcactattcaatccacctaatgaacagtaactgcccttaatgaatagtaatagcCCTGTCTATagcatttgcatctccaccgttacacttcaatagccctgacaataggcaataaaatattagtattttatttatttataaaataatacaaaataattttaattgtaatatcggataagatttttaatcgttctcgttgtgctacgtgtcattatccgaagtattattaaataatacaaaataattttatttgtaatttcggataagatttttaatcgttgtcgttgcgccacttgttataaaatccgaaaagacaattattagggatggatttctgataaaatttttaatcgtaCTAGTTAtgacacgtgtcattatccgaaaatacaattattgatgatggatttctgataagattattaaccaatcacgtcgtgccacgtgtcataatctgttcacaatctttgaggatagatttgacggcatgccacgtgtcataatctgttcacaatctttgaggatatattttcatcagatttgtaacgaatgacggcatgctaGTGGCGTTATGTACAACCTAATcatttctgaatcctccatataatccaccatccatcctcacaaatctcacaccaattttctcaagatctctatcattattcatagtttctgcttcattcttcacaaaaatatgtatcattattcatagtttctgtttctttcttacaatgtcttcttcttcctcaaggatgatgtgggaactcgaTCCGGaaaaggaagaattgtttaaccaatcagaagcaatgttcaatcaccagggggCAAAAAATGatagggaagaggatgaggagcgtagaaggagagatgacgaagtaagaatgggTAGAGTCTCACATTCCCGTTGAGTCGTCCAAGCtatggctcagatctgcaggccttgtcgttccggaaaccttgatagaagcaggcaacgacgaggtatggaactcttggatgattattttgttcctaatagtgcattccctgatacgtactttagacgtcgttttagaatggaatgacatttgttcaacaaaattatgattgttgtttgcaaccatgattcttactttgtgcaaaataaagatgcttttggtgctatgggtctactgcctgagcaaaaaattactgctgccttgcggatgcttgcatatggagcatctgcagaccaagtggatgagataacgaggatggggaaatcaaccattcttgagtccctgatgaggctttgcggagcaatcgaatctatctacaccgctgagtatCTCTGCaaacctacaaacatggacttggaacGGCAGTTGAAGAAGGCCGAGATGcgtggttttcctgggatgattggaagcattgattggaAACATGGACTTGCACGAGACATGATTGGGTGTAAAGTGTAGATGGGTGCTattcatgtgcacttctggaccgactggcacaactctaaatttaggacaatctttgacaatattccaacattcccactggttgaatgatttatttttgcttttggttttggcagcgtaccaagcttgtgcttgaagttcctacacaatgcgggagaagaaataattataatgaaaataagtaacaaataaataatacaaacaataaataataaattatgtaggtaacaaataaataatacaaacaataaataataaattatgtaggtaacaaataaataatacaaacaaataattataatgtaaatttgggtatcaaataaataatatattgttacctgatccgagtaattttccccacttcgaatattactactaacttgtgccaaggcgtctctccacgtactaaacgattggctaagtaatttccaacgactggacatcgattctttggttcttttcccaccaattttctcaagataattggtatgaataagactccacatttctcgcaactgcatctcattacccgtaagtgaactatgagtaactttaacccagctagtacacaacgcaacatcttcaataagcgaccaattcgtacctgcaccagtgatcattttgttgaaaaaaaatggattcaaactttgagacaaagaaaggaatgtgattgaaagtagttgagaaaatatgaaattgttgtgtaaggtagatgataatgagaatgtatttatagaaaactaaaaacaatttttttaaaaaaaatttcagatttttttttgaattttttacaattttttttaaatttttattcaattaattaatctctgccgttggatataaaaaaatttgaattccaacactccagattgtgccacgtgtcacaatggtaacttttcttaattttaaaactattttttcttttatttatttatttataaagcatattaatatccaccgttgatctcagatcgaacggtggatattaaataagacttttttattttttttgaccgttgagatcgaacggtccgtgggaagccacgtggcttcccaacggtaactaaaaatgttttttttttttttttttctgattttgtgtcggcgacgcgcccccacgcatgagtggggtgcacgcgcctgacacaaaaaattaaataatgctTGACGCCAGGCTGACGTCACATGGCCTCAGGCTCTCGAGCTGGCAATTCTCCAcgggcccggagctcgggcctccaccttcaCTCGAGCTTGCCCATGCTGGAGCTGGTCCACGGGGCCTCGGGCCTCTGTTCTGTCCCCTGTCCCCCGAGCATTTGCCCACGCTAGGCTTGCTTTAATAGTTTTTGGGCATTCAGCTAGATAAAACGTCAAAAATTTAGTTAGT contains the following coding sequences:
- the LOC137733854 gene encoding protein gar2-like encodes the protein MGSVDRVDDRTFRVNLTGDSVIKLRESVREKLKEFMGDYTDDTLVEYVIVLLRNGRGKEEAKNELNVFLGDDSDSFVSWLWDHLASNSDLHLQSQDSEIEDVSKRKTTSGDLIGKSDSYHLSSEPEREKSNNKVTRSRHNREWKGLARDEGEPPPFRSSEIGDIHVEDKSHSKVSRAKSPSRQSAAQRKRIRSDERHNTEREPVSQVKVDAPRRLLQFAMRDALTTSRQSNSATQPTLKRLRSVVSTPTVDSSLVDRPRRIQSVARVPNPMSTVMKAVAEAAEDVTRVKPSGSVFDRLGRGMEFSETSVPLASFRDAATGDVEFEDDVQLLEQTQSSYPARSEYSGQYEGNAMLESETGLASDFISDKEGFDDVNVMGRSVTDVSQTGTFGGSKGENSLTSRYNVAKNVDDVMRLSRNTDHGQPIAAANSSHKIMNISVKVNTWKPPHCQEPREVADDDWKSLQDSVAGVSKSGLHVMNENGNPVGASNGNAIPAADSQKMLSSSSGLYASGGRPLEDADSRTIFVNNVHFAATKDSLSRHFNKFGEVLKVVIVTDSATGQPKGSAYVEFTRKEAADNALSLDGTSFMSRILKVEKRGAAHQEAAPGMMWPRVARGSPFATARFGRSPFPRGMSGAYRPRPLIKPGARSLQWKRDTQATPGETGSPVTASAVPSPTARSLTYVRTEPKPEGN
- the LOC137733270 gene encoding arabinogalactan protein 23-like, which encodes MEMKKIACAVLFAAASVSAVMAYEGHAHAPAEAPSGGAPNDASASLPVLGSVVGASIVSFIAYYMQ
- the LOC137733855 gene encoding uncharacterized protein translates to MAAMITRRFSSKLSRLSHPHSSLSASSTYLTAQKLQNPETPNCFTHSSNSTFSPNPFKSSSNPTITIERYIKSSNPKPINPNLIWVPNSNSITQNPEFKKTNLGLAFTQSCPSFSTNLYNPRFNGLSDQKPRFFSTSSSSSPSDSESEKPQNPSEYPSQNPHFKHQEIEGPTVERDLSTLANETREVLESMAKNMYSLSRALALLGLAQLGVGAWISYITKSTPLPEVSVQSILAFGLPFTLAFMLRQCLKPIYFFKKMEEQGRLQILTLTLQIAKNLNVFFVRVRGVSFLCIAGLSVGVLFAALTR